One Novosphingobium sp. G106 DNA segment encodes these proteins:
- a CDS encoding TonB-dependent siderophore receptor yields the protein MKNTFSSISRIALACTLAGIAPAMAHADDAADTADRDADSILVVGQRTAALDTTQSTGSRLGLSVLETPASIAIVDGETLRARGDLSIQDAVTRAPGIVSVANPGNGGTALSARGFAGQGSVLQLIDGVRLFPVAGTITFPTDPWMADRIEVLSGPASVLYGQGALGGAINVVTRQPNTDRLRAQAEVGYGSQNSFRAGAGLGGPLGDLFSFRVDGSYRRADGYVERGKSESYALSGALRFAPSGSFSLTLRDDYGNQRPMEYFGTPLINGKLDTSIRKRNYNVADADLHYRDNRTTLTADWSPSDTLTFTNTAYRLTSRRLFKDLESYCWIGADGFCPNGYNSDPGTPGLIYRTDNLGIDHDQTQIGDQGSIKLETPIGNGVSNTLVAGFDVNLVKLTYSNDFGSDLQEDEVNPRNFNPGLFFDTQGIAPRFRTRTNEYAFFAEDRLKLNDQISLVGGLRYEHDRVRRWTLNYTGSTISSETQVLDKKLSNTTWRVGAIYQPTSNISLYGQYSTGVDPLGTLTTYSTGQVAFSNATGNQIEFGVKASFLGGRGSATLAAYRIVKNNLLAQKTLTSPIEQVGQRSAKGIEASVAIDLPEGFGIEANGTVLDAKYDDFISGGFNYNGKTPAGIAEIAGNLSLRWDPIEKLQARASLRYVGKRYSDDANLFKVPGYAVVDASLSYALIENVAIDVRVYNLFDKAYAVTTYNDEQWILGRPRSFDVALRARF from the coding sequence ATGAAGAATACGTTTTCCAGCATTTCCCGCATTGCTTTGGCTTGCACTCTGGCCGGCATTGCACCCGCGATGGCCCATGCCGACGACGCGGCCGATACTGCGGATCGCGACGCGGACAGCATCCTCGTCGTCGGCCAGCGCACGGCCGCGCTCGATACCACGCAGTCCACCGGCAGCCGGCTGGGCCTCTCGGTGCTCGAGACGCCGGCCTCAATCGCCATCGTCGACGGCGAGACGCTGCGCGCGCGCGGCGATCTCAGCATCCAGGATGCGGTGACGCGCGCGCCGGGCATCGTCAGCGTTGCCAATCCGGGCAACGGTGGCACCGCGCTTTCCGCGCGCGGCTTTGCCGGGCAGGGTTCGGTGCTGCAACTGATCGACGGCGTCCGACTTTTCCCGGTGGCGGGCACGATCACTTTCCCGACCGACCCCTGGATGGCCGACCGGATCGAAGTGCTGAGCGGCCCGGCTTCGGTACTCTACGGCCAGGGCGCGCTCGGAGGCGCGATCAACGTCGTCACGCGGCAGCCCAACACCGATCGCCTCCGTGCCCAGGCCGAGGTCGGCTATGGCTCGCAGAACAGCTTCCGCGCGGGCGCTGGCCTGGGTGGTCCGCTGGGCGACCTGTTCTCGTTCCGCGTGGATGGCTCCTATCGCCGCGCGGACGGCTACGTCGAGCGCGGCAAGTCGGAAAGCTACGCGCTGTCCGGTGCACTCCGCTTTGCACCCAGCGGCAGCTTCTCGCTCACGCTGCGCGACGACTATGGCAACCAGCGCCCGATGGAATATTTCGGTACGCCGCTGATCAACGGCAAGCTCGACACCTCGATCCGCAAGCGCAATTACAACGTTGCCGACGCCGACCTGCATTACCGTGACAACCGCACTACGCTCACGGCCGATTGGTCGCCGAGCGACACACTGACCTTCACCAACACCGCCTACCGCCTGACGAGCCGGCGCCTGTTCAAGGATCTGGAGTCTTATTGCTGGATCGGCGCCGACGGCTTCTGTCCCAACGGCTACAATTCCGATCCGGGAACGCCAGGTCTGATCTACCGCACCGACAATCTCGGCATCGATCACGACCAGACCCAAATCGGGGATCAGGGAAGCATCAAGCTCGAGACGCCTATCGGTAACGGGGTCAGCAACACCCTGGTTGCCGGCTTCGACGTGAATCTGGTTAAGCTGACCTATTCGAACGACTTCGGATCGGACCTGCAGGAAGACGAGGTCAACCCCCGCAACTTCAACCCGGGCCTGTTCTTCGATACCCAGGGCATCGCACCGCGCTTCCGCACGCGCACCAACGAATATGCCTTCTTCGCCGAGGATCGGCTGAAGCTGAACGACCAGATTTCGCTTGTCGGCGGGCTCCGTTACGAACACGACCGTGTCCGCCGCTGGACTCTCAACTACACCGGCAGCACGATCAGCAGCGAAACGCAGGTGCTCGACAAGAAGCTGAGCAACACGACCTGGCGCGTCGGCGCGATCTATCAGCCGACTTCCAACATCTCGCTCTACGGCCAATATTCGACCGGCGTCGATCCGCTCGGCACGCTGACGACCTATTCGACCGGGCAGGTCGCGTTCAGCAACGCGACGGGCAACCAGATCGAATTTGGCGTCAAGGCCAGCTTCCTGGGTGGGCGCGGTTCGGCGACGCTGGCGGCCTACCGCATCGTCAAGAACAACCTCCTGGCACAGAAGACCCTGACGAGCCCGATCGAGCAGGTCGGACAGCGCTCGGCCAAGGGTATCGAAGCCTCGGTGGCGATCGATCTGCCCGAGGGCTTCGGGATCGAGGCGAACGGCACGGTGCTCGATGCAAAGTACGACGACTTCATCAGCGGCGGCTTCAACTACAATGGCAAGACACCCGCCGGCATCGCCGAAATCGCGGGCAACCTGTCGCTGCGCTGGGATCCGATCGAAAAGCTCCAGGCACGGGCCAGCCTGCGCTATGTCGGCAAGCGCTATTCGGACGATGCCAACTTGTTCAAGGTGCCCGGCTATGCCGTGGTCGATGCCTCGCTGTCCTATGCGCTGATCGAAAACGTCGCGATCGACGTCCGCGTCTACAACCTGTTCGACAAGGCCTACGCGGTCACGACCTACAACGACGAGCAGTGGATCCTGGGGAGGCCGCGTTCGTTCGACGTGGCGCTGCGTGCCCGCTTCTAA
- a CDS encoding PepSY domain-containing protein, whose protein sequence is MVRRWLYLIHRWIGIGSCLLFAIWFVSGLVMIYVPYPSLTRAERLAHLQPIDWSAVTAPAPQQAGLRSIVLEMRDGHPVWRITPWEGKPSAISAEVGRAIAPVDAAMARRVAEGFGRAHVSALKQIERDQWTVAGGFDKHRPLWKASLGDPVGSEIYVSSSTGDVVQETSHSERVWNWLGSVPHWIYPTVLRQNGEAWRQVVLWVSGPCIAAGVTGLWIGILRTRLGRRRFKGGRVTPYHGWMLWHHVAGLVGGLALIAWIFSGWLSVDPGRLFRSDGISDAALRDYAGDAVPPTVDGLKAAGAVRVEAISAVGQPLLLVSRASGKQRVLNGRTFQPFRMPQGRIEQVAARLVPHAPILGIDHLTAPDAYWYEAGSLPRLPVTRIRFGDPAATWVHIAPDTGEVLGTIDAKGRTYRWLFDLLHKWDLNALTQRRPLWDVVLWSLSLLGLVTSISGVWLGWKRLLRDGKSRHTDRIRTGVKT, encoded by the coding sequence ATGGTCCGGCGCTGGCTCTACCTGATCCATCGCTGGATCGGGATCGGCAGCTGCTTGCTGTTCGCGATCTGGTTCGTGTCGGGCCTGGTCATGATCTACGTGCCCTATCCGTCGCTGACCCGGGCAGAGCGGCTCGCGCATCTACAGCCGATCGATTGGTCGGCGGTGACCGCGCCGGCGCCGCAGCAGGCCGGCCTCCGCTCGATAGTGCTGGAGATGCGCGACGGGCACCCGGTCTGGCGGATCACGCCGTGGGAGGGCAAGCCAAGCGCCATTTCGGCCGAGGTCGGGCGGGCCATCGCGCCAGTTGATGCGGCAATGGCGCGTCGGGTTGCGGAAGGCTTCGGCCGCGCACACGTGAGCGCTCTCAAACAGATCGAACGTGATCAGTGGACCGTAGCGGGCGGGTTCGACAAGCATCGCCCTCTATGGAAAGCCTCGCTGGGCGATCCGGTCGGAAGCGAGATCTATGTCTCGTCGAGCACGGGTGATGTCGTCCAGGAAACCAGCCATAGCGAACGCGTGTGGAACTGGTTGGGTTCGGTACCTCACTGGATCTATCCGACGGTGCTGCGCCAGAATGGCGAGGCCTGGCGGCAAGTGGTGCTCTGGGTCTCGGGGCCCTGCATCGCGGCCGGCGTGACCGGTCTGTGGATCGGCATCCTGCGCACCCGCCTGGGGCGCCGCCGCTTCAAGGGCGGCCGCGTGACGCCCTATCACGGCTGGATGCTCTGGCATCATGTCGCCGGGCTGGTCGGCGGCCTGGCCTTGATCGCCTGGATATTCAGCGGTTGGCTGTCGGTCGATCCGGGACGCCTGTTTCGCAGCGACGGCATTTCTGACGCGGCGCTGCGTGACTATGCCGGGGATGCCGTGCCACCGACTGTCGACGGACTGAAAGCGGCAGGGGCCGTGCGCGTCGAAGCCATCTCCGCTGTGGGGCAGCCGTTGCTGCTGGTTTCGCGGGCTTCAGGCAAGCAACGGGTTCTCAACGGACGGACGTTTCAACCTTTCCGCATGCCGCAGGGCCGAATCGAGCAAGTCGCCGCGCGGCTGGTTCCTCATGCTCCGATCCTCGGCATCGACCATCTGACTGCGCCCGACGCCTACTGGTACGAAGCCGGTTCCCTGCCGCGCCTTCCCGTCACGCGGATACGGTTCGGCGATCCTGCGGCGACCTGGGTCCATATCGCGCCCGATACCGGCGAAGTGCTGGGCACGATCGACGCGAAAGGCCGCACCTATCGCTGGCTGTTCGACCTGCTGCACAAGTGGGACCTCAATGCGCTGACGCAGCGGCGCCCGCTCTGGGACGTCGTGCTGTGGAGCCTGTCACTGCTTGGCCTCGTCACCTCGATAAGCGGCGTCTGGCTTGGCTGGAAACGCCTGCTCCGTGACGGAAAATCGCGACACACCGACAGAATTCGAACAGGAGTAAAGACATGA
- the bluB gene encoding 5,6-dimethylbenzimidazole synthase, giving the protein MTQEQPGAHLEALLRWRRDVRHFRTDPVPETEMEHLFACAQLAPSVGNAQPWRFLRVRTPALRTALADHVDAAAQQAGARYGTGERGALYASLKLHGLREAPEIVAVFSDESPDEGHALGIATMPEALRYSTVLAIHTMWLTAQSRGIGLGWVSILEPGFVAELLGAPANWHFIALLCVGYPVAQHEVPELERRGWQARQDWRVHVSER; this is encoded by the coding sequence TTGACCCAGGAGCAGCCCGGCGCCCATCTGGAAGCACTGCTGCGCTGGCGCCGCGACGTTCGCCATTTTCGTACCGATCCGGTGCCCGAAACCGAAATGGAGCACTTGTTCGCTTGCGCCCAGCTCGCGCCGTCGGTCGGCAATGCGCAGCCCTGGCGCTTCCTGCGCGTCCGGACGCCGGCCTTGCGCACCGCTCTGGCCGATCATGTCGATGCGGCGGCGCAGCAGGCCGGCGCGCGTTACGGAACGGGCGAGCGCGGTGCGCTCTATGCCTCGCTCAAGCTTCATGGCCTGCGCGAGGCACCCGAGATCGTCGCAGTGTTCTCCGATGAAAGCCCCGACGAGGGGCACGCGCTGGGAATCGCGACGATGCCCGAGGCCCTGCGCTATTCGACCGTGCTCGCGATCCACACGATGTGGCTGACTGCGCAGAGCCGCGGCATCGGCCTGGGCTGGGTGTCGATCCTCGAACCCGGTTTCGTTGCCGAACTGCTCGGCGCGCCGGCGAACTGGCATTTCATCGCGCTGCTATGCGTGGGCTATCCGGTGGCGCAGCATGAGGTCCCCGAACTGGAGCGCCGGGGCTGGCAGGCGCGGCAGGACTGGCGCGTCCACGTCAGCGAGCGGTGA
- the cobO gene encoding cob(I)yrinic acid a,c-diamide adenosyltransferase translates to MAERTDEQHAEKMKKKQAAHDRIMAGKTIEKGLLIVNTGKGKGKTTAALGMVVRAIGHGKKVGVVQFVKGAMTTGEKVVFDAFPNQIEFEPMGEGFTWNTQDRARDIALARIAWEEVKRMIADPSYHMVLADELNIVLRYDYLPLDEVLEVLAAKPEMTHVVVTGRNAPQALIDAADLVTEMTLIKHPFREQGVKAQPGIEF, encoded by the coding sequence ATGGCCGAACGCACCGACGAACAGCACGCCGAGAAGATGAAGAAGAAGCAGGCCGCGCACGACCGGATCATGGCGGGCAAGACGATCGAGAAGGGCCTGCTGATCGTCAACACGGGCAAGGGCAAGGGCAAGACCACGGCCGCACTCGGCATGGTCGTGCGCGCGATCGGCCACGGCAAGAAGGTCGGCGTGGTCCAGTTCGTCAAAGGCGCGATGACCACGGGCGAGAAGGTGGTATTCGATGCCTTCCCGAACCAGATCGAGTTCGAGCCGATGGGCGAAGGCTTCACCTGGAACACCCAGGACCGCGCGCGCGACATCGCCCTGGCGCGCATCGCCTGGGAAGAGGTCAAGCGGATGATCGCCGATCCGAGCTATCACATGGTCCTGGCCGACGAGCTCAACATCGTTCTGCGCTACGACTATCTGCCTCTCGACGAAGTGCTCGAAGTGCTCGCGGCCAAGCCCGAGATGACCCACGTCGTCGTCACAGGGCGCAATGCGCCGCAGGCACTGATCGACGCGGCCGATCTTGTCACCGAGATGACCCTGATCAAGCACCCGTTCCGCGAGCAGGGGGTCAAGGCGCAGCCTGGCATCGAGTTTTGA
- the cobN gene encoding cobaltochelatase subunit CobN encodes MHLLAATPGTVSNGDEAIDLAQSPGDIVFLTVADSELVCFAKAAATLGEGAPSIRLVNLLQLKHPYSVDLYVEKVIAQARFVCVVLLGGKSYWPYGVDEIARVSREKGIAFAAIADGREPDPALDAASTVPQDIRERLRDYLRQGGIANAGAFLRHAARLIGRDIGEPDDPVPVVDAGLYLPGTERPTLADLRGHWIEGRPVALVCFYRALMVAGTLDAVDALVAALAERGLNVAAVYVRALREPFAIDWLRGVIGEIRPDVILNATSFAASSPGEDRIGSVLEDADCPILQTVFAGIEQDAWQDSPRGLGPRDLAMNVALPEVDGRLFTRAVAFKAAERFDALTECGIVVPRVAPDRVAFVAGLAANWARLRKAAPAERRVALVLANYPNRDGRVGNGVGLDTPASAAAILAALRDEGYFVGDAPWDGAALMRIMLGGVTNALDSVARPGEVALSLGDYRAAFAEMPQEARNAVLAQWGEPEADPFVRDGAFQLAVHRFGNVAVAVQPARGYNVDPKTTYHDPALVPPHAYLAFHVWLNHHFAAHAVVHVGKHGNLEWLPGKALALSETCFPEICAGAVPQLYPFIVNDPGEGTQAKRRIGAAIIDHLTPPLTRAESYGPLKALEALVDEYYLAAGMDPRRINHLKGEILNLARSQGLDADAGAVGDGDDALAALDNYLCELKEMQIRDGLHVFTSSPEGRLRTDLLIALSRTPRGYETPGQASLLRAIADDLALGFDPLDCRMGDAWTGPRPTLLDAVTTDPWRSVGDTIERLELLATNLVSSLPHPGDEVGERTAAVLSSIANDLAPRVDACGRAERTALLCGLAGRFIAPGPSGAPTRGRPDVLPTGRNFYSVDTRSVPTATAWELGQRSAQLLVDDYLQTEGEYPKAMALSAWGTANMRTGGDDIAQALALMGVRPRWDWTSGRVIGFEVMKVVELGRPRVDVTFRVSGFFRDAFPEQIDLLDSAARAVMALEEPEEDNPAAARHRAEAERLIAEGSDAKSAALRAGYRVFGSKPGAYGAGLQAMIDEKIWQDRADLANVYLDWGSYAYGSGVEGDAERGLFAERLIQSDAVVQNQDNREHDLLDSDDYYQFEGGIASAVEHLSGKRPRAYHNDHSRPERPVIRTLEDEIGRVVRARVTNPKWIAGVMRHGYKGAFEIAASVDYLFAFAATTHAVRDHHFDAVHAAFIEDEKVRAFMAEVNPAALRETAARLAEALERGLWKPRSNSAGALLADLAGE; translated from the coding sequence ATGCATCTGCTGGCCGCCACACCCGGTACGGTTTCGAACGGCGACGAGGCGATCGACCTTGCCCAGTCGCCGGGCGACATCGTGTTCCTGACCGTGGCGGACAGCGAACTCGTCTGCTTCGCCAAGGCGGCGGCGACCTTGGGTGAGGGCGCGCCGTCGATCCGGCTGGTCAACCTGCTCCAGCTCAAGCATCCCTATTCGGTCGATCTCTACGTCGAGAAGGTGATCGCCCAGGCCCGCTTCGTCTGCGTCGTGCTGCTCGGCGGCAAGAGCTACTGGCCCTACGGCGTTGACGAGATCGCCCGCGTCTCGCGCGAGAAAGGCATCGCCTTTGCCGCGATTGCCGACGGCCGCGAGCCCGATCCCGCGCTCGATGCAGCCTCGACCGTCCCGCAGGATATCCGCGAACGCCTGCGCGATTATCTGCGGCAAGGCGGGATCGCCAATGCCGGTGCCTTCCTGCGCCACGCTGCGCGGCTGATCGGCCGGGACATCGGCGAGCCCGACGATCCGGTGCCGGTGGTCGATGCCGGGCTCTACCTGCCGGGCACCGAACGGCCAACGCTCGCCGATCTGCGCGGGCACTGGATAGAGGGGCGGCCGGTCGCGCTGGTCTGCTTCTATCGCGCGCTGATGGTGGCGGGCACGCTCGACGCCGTGGATGCGCTGGTCGCTGCGCTGGCCGAACGCGGGCTCAATGTCGCCGCCGTTTATGTCCGCGCGCTGCGCGAGCCTTTCGCCATCGACTGGCTGCGCGGGGTCATCGGCGAGATCCGGCCCGACGTCATCCTCAACGCGACCTCCTTCGCGGCCTCGTCGCCGGGCGAGGACCGGATCGGTTCCGTACTCGAAGACGCCGACTGCCCGATCCTTCAGACGGTCTTCGCCGGGATCGAACAGGACGCCTGGCAGGACAGCCCTCGCGGGCTCGGCCCGCGCGACCTGGCGATGAACGTCGCGCTGCCCGAAGTCGACGGAAGGCTGTTCACCCGCGCCGTCGCGTTCAAGGCCGCCGAGCGGTTCGATGCGCTGACCGAATGCGGCATCGTTGTGCCAAGGGTCGCGCCGGACCGTGTCGCTTTCGTCGCGGGTCTAGCGGCGAACTGGGCGCGTTTGCGCAAGGCTGCACCGGCCGAGCGCCGCGTCGCGCTGGTGCTCGCCAACTACCCCAACCGCGACGGCCGGGTCGGCAACGGCGTCGGCCTCGACACGCCCGCCAGCGCCGCCGCCATTCTCGCCGCGCTGCGCGACGAGGGCTATTTTGTCGGCGATGCACCGTGGGACGGCGCTGCGCTGATGCGGATAATGCTTGGCGGTGTGACCAATGCGCTCGATTCCGTGGCACGGCCCGGTGAGGTCGCTCTGTCGCTGGGCGATTACCGCGCAGCCTTCGCCGAGATGCCGCAGGAGGCCCGCAATGCCGTTCTGGCGCAATGGGGCGAGCCCGAGGCCGATCCGTTCGTCCGCGATGGCGCGTTCCAGCTCGCGGTCCATCGCTTCGGCAACGTCGCCGTCGCGGTGCAGCCGGCGCGGGGGTACAATGTCGATCCCAAGACGACGTATCACGATCCGGCGCTCGTGCCGCCGCATGCCTATCTGGCGTTCCACGTCTGGCTGAACCACCATTTCGCAGCCCATGCCGTCGTCCATGTCGGCAAGCACGGCAATCTCGAATGGCTGCCGGGCAAGGCGCTGGCGCTGTCGGAGACCTGCTTTCCCGAGATCTGCGCCGGCGCGGTGCCGCAGCTCTATCCCTTCATCGTCAACGATCCGGGCGAAGGGACCCAGGCCAAGCGGCGGATCGGCGCGGCGATCATCGATCACCTGACCCCGCCGCTGACCCGCGCCGAAAGCTATGGGCCGCTCAAGGCGCTGGAAGCGCTGGTCGACGAATACTACCTCGCCGCCGGCATGGACCCGCGGCGGATCAACCACCTCAAGGGCGAGATTCTGAACCTCGCGCGCAGCCAGGGCCTCGATGCCGATGCCGGTGCGGTGGGGGACGGCGACGATGCACTGGCGGCGCTCGACAACTACCTGTGCGAGCTCAAGGAAATGCAGATCCGCGATGGGCTGCATGTGTTCACCAGCTCGCCCGAAGGCCGGCTGCGAACCGACCTGCTCATCGCCTTGTCGCGCACGCCACGTGGGTATGAAACGCCGGGCCAGGCCTCGCTGCTGCGAGCGATAGCGGACGATCTCGCGCTGGGCTTCGATCCGCTCGATTGCCGGATGGGCGATGCGTGGACGGGACCGCGCCCGACTCTCCTCGATGCGGTGACGACCGATCCGTGGCGGTCGGTAGGCGACACGATCGAACGGCTTGAATTGCTTGCTACAAACCTCGTCTCCTCGCTCCCTCATCCCGGAGACGAAGTGGGGGAGAGGACGGCCGCCGTTCTTTCATCGATCGCCAATGACCTCGCCCCCCGCGTCGATGCCTGCGGGCGGGCCGAACGCACGGCCCTGCTGTGCGGCCTCGCCGGGCGCTTCATCGCCCCGGGTCCTTCCGGCGCCCCGACGCGCGGGCGGCCCGACGTCCTCCCGACGGGGCGCAACTTCTATTCGGTCGATACCCGCTCGGTGCCGACCGCGACCGCTTGGGAGCTCGGCCAACGCTCGGCGCAGTTGTTGGTCGACGACTACCTCCAGACCGAGGGCGAATATCCCAAGGCCATGGCGCTCTCCGCCTGGGGCACGGCCAACATGCGCACGGGCGGCGACGACATTGCCCAGGCCCTGGCGCTGATGGGCGTTCGCCCGCGCTGGGACTGGACGTCGGGCCGGGTGATCGGCTTCGAGGTGATGAAAGTCGTCGAGCTCGGCCGCCCGCGCGTCGACGTGACCTTCCGGGTGTCGGGCTTCTTCCGCGATGCCTTTCCCGAACAGATCGACCTGCTCGATTCCGCCGCGCGCGCGGTCATGGCACTGGAGGAACCTGAGGAAGACAATCCCGCCGCGGCCCGTCACCGCGCCGAAGCGGAACGACTGATCGCGGAAGGCAGCGATGCTAAATCCGCCGCTCTCCGTGCCGGCTACCGCGTGTTCGGGTCGAAACCGGGGGCCTATGGTGCAGGCCTCCAGGCGATGATCGATGAGAAGATCTGGCAGGACCGCGCCGATCTGGCGAACGTCTATCTCGACTGGGGCTCCTACGCTTACGGCTCGGGCGTCGAAGGAGACGCCGAGCGCGGTCTCTTCGCCGAGCGGCTGATCCAGTCCGATGCCGTCGTGCAGAACCAGGACAACCGCGAGCACGACCTGCTCGACAGCGACGACTACTACCAGTTCGAAGGCGGTATCGCTTCGGCGGTCGAGCATCTGTCGGGCAAGCGGCCGCGCGCCTATCACAACGATCATAGCCGCCCGGAACGTCCGGTGATCCGCACGCTGGAGGACGAGATCGGCCGCGTCGTCCGCGCCCGCGTAACCAATCCCAAATGGATCGCCGGCGTCATGCGCCACGGCTACAAGGGCGCCTTCGAGATCGCCGCCTCGGTCGACTATCTCTTCGCTTTCGCCGCGACGACCCACGCCGTGCGCGATCATCATTTCGACGCCGTCCACGCCGCCTTCATCGAGGACGAGAAAGTCCGCGCCTTCATGGCCGAGGTGAACCCGGCCGCGCTGCGCGAGACCGCTGCCCGCCTCGCCGAGGCGCTCGAGCGCGGCCTGTGGAAACCCAGATCGAACAGCGCGGGCGCTTTGCTCGCAGACCTAGCCGGAGAATGA
- a CDS encoding ABC transporter substrate-binding protein gives MAVPHLLRRTGLLASLTALAMAGAASWASSGTVQRQPANARPQRIVSLNLCADQLLLALADRNQIAGLTRNANKPEMSAVAARTGGLRILGTSAEEILAIRPDLVLGMPARRSAAIAVLKDQHYRMIDLKSADTLDDIFAAIRTTAAAVGHPERGEAMIAQMQRDLAVIPKVGRGKVAAYYQRRGYLTGTGTLVDDLMTRLGFVNLAAKLDKSPLSQMSLEEMVASRPDYLIVESATERVSDQGTEMLHHPALNGIPRLSIPQAWTVCGGPAYVQAARSLAQQLERHRGGRITAR, from the coding sequence ATGGCCGTTCCCCACCTCCTCCGCCGCACCGGACTGCTGGCGTCGCTGACCGCCCTGGCGATGGCCGGCGCGGCGAGCTGGGCCTCGTCCGGGACGGTGCAGCGACAGCCGGCCAACGCGCGACCGCAGCGAATCGTCTCGCTCAATCTCTGCGCCGACCAGCTGCTGCTCGCGCTGGCCGACCGCAACCAGATCGCCGGGCTCACGCGCAATGCCAACAAGCCCGAGATGTCCGCCGTGGCGGCCAGGACCGGCGGCCTGCGCATTCTCGGCACCTCGGCCGAGGAAATCCTCGCGATCCGGCCGGATCTGGTGCTCGGCATGCCCGCCAGGCGCAGCGCCGCGATCGCGGTGCTGAAGGACCAGCACTATCGCATGATCGACCTCAAGAGCGCCGATACGCTGGACGACATCTTCGCCGCGATCCGCACGACTGCCGCTGCGGTCGGTCATCCCGAGCGCGGCGAGGCGATGATCGCGCAGATGCAGCGCGACCTCGCCGTCATCCCCAAGGTCGGCCGCGGCAAGGTCGCCGCCTATTACCAGCGGCGCGGCTATCTGACCGGCACCGGTACCTTGGTCGACGACCTGATGACGCGCCTGGGTTTCGTCAACCTGGCGGCCAAGCTCGACAAGTCGCCGCTGTCGCAGATGTCGCTCGAGGAGATGGTGGCGTCCCGGCCCGACTACCTCATCGTCGAGAGCGCAACCGAGCGCGTCAGCGACCAGGGCACCGAAATGCTCCACCACCCGGCGCTGAACGGAATTCCGCGGCTCAGCATTCCGCAGGCGTGGACCGTCTGCGGCGGCCCCGCCTACGTCCAGGCGGCGCGCAGCCTCGCACAGCAGCTAGAGCGGCACCGGGGCGGGCGCATCACCGCTCGCTGA
- the cobW gene encoding cobalamin biosynthesis protein CobW, producing MSKVPTTVITGFLGAGKTTLIRHLLQNAKGRRLALIVNEFGDVGVDGELLRGCNDEACPEDDIVELANGCICCTVADDFLPTMMKLLDRPNPPEHIIIETSGLALPKPLVKAFQWPDIRTRATVDGVVALIDADAVAAGRFATDEAALALARAADPSLDHDSPLEELYEDQLACADLVILNKSDLVDGETLTKIEADIAGDTRGGVKIVRADHGAVDAAVLLGLFAGAEDDLEARPSHHDADPDHDHDDFDSFVVKGGAVGNVAPLLAAMSALIAEHDVLRMKGMVAVAGRPARLVIQAVGPRIQHYYDRAWAPGEVQQSQLVVIGQQGLDQAAIGTALGAVLG from the coding sequence ATGAGCAAGGTTCCGACGACTGTGATCACCGGCTTCCTGGGGGCGGGCAAGACCACGCTGATCCGGCATCTGCTGCAGAACGCCAAGGGCCGGCGGCTGGCGCTGATCGTCAACGAGTTCGGCGATGTCGGGGTCGACGGTGAACTGCTGCGCGGCTGCAACGACGAAGCTTGTCCCGAGGACGACATCGTCGAGCTGGCCAACGGCTGCATCTGCTGCACGGTGGCCGACGATTTCCTGCCGACGATGATGAAGCTGCTCGACCGGCCCAATCCGCCCGAGCACATCATCATCGAGACCTCTGGCCTCGCGCTGCCCAAGCCGCTGGTCAAAGCGTTCCAGTGGCCCGACATCCGCACCCGCGCGACGGTCGACGGCGTGGTCGCGCTGATCGATGCCGATGCCGTCGCCGCGGGCCGCTTCGCCACCGACGAGGCGGCGCTGGCCCTGGCGCGCGCGGCCGATCCCTCGCTCGATCACGACAGCCCGCTGGAGGAACTCTACGAGGACCAGCTCGCCTGCGCCGATCTCGTCATTCTCAACAAGTCCGACCTCGTCGATGGCGAGACGCTGACGAAGATCGAGGCCGATATCGCCGGCGACACCCGCGGCGGGGTGAAGATTGTGCGGGCCGATCATGGCGCCGTCGATGCCGCCGTGCTGCTGGGCCTGTTCGCCGGCGCCGAGGACGATCTCGAAGCGCGCCCGTCGCATCACGACGCCGATCCCGATCACGATCACGACGATTTCGACAGCTTCGTGGTCAAGGGCGGCGCAGTCGGCAACGTGGCACCGCTGCTTGCCGCAATGTCGGCGCTGATCGCCGAGCATGACGTGCTGCGCATGAAGGGCATGGTCGCGGTGGCAGGTCGTCCGGCGCGGCTGGTGATCCAGGCGGTAGGCCCACGGATCCAGCACTACTACGACCGCGCCTGGGCGCCAGGCGAGGTGCAGCAATCGCAGCTCGTGGTGATAGGCCAGCAGGGGCTCGACCAGGCGGCGATCGGGACGGCGCTGGGCGCGGTGCTCGGTTGA